TGGTCATGAAACAGGTACCCCCAGCCGGTGGTTCCCCAGAAGGCCACCGCACCGCTCCGGGGCATCCTTAGGAATTCTTCCCCAAAGCAGTTCTGGTACGGATTGGCGAACCGCGCCGTATGACAAGTCATGCTGGTCACGAATGTGTAGCGCCCCGCATTGCCAAGGTCCAGCAAGTCAGAACTGTTCAACATCAAGTCCCAGGTACCAGTACCGGCATGGCCGACAAAATTGGTCCACATCACCCCATCGTTCAGTGCTGCCAGGATATCCTCCCGATGCTCACCTTGGAAATAGCCCGTGGTGGTCTTGCTGATGATGGTAGGCAAACAGGCGGCAGGGGGCCTGGCTATGATGGAATCCACCAGAAAACGCGACTGCTCGCCGAACTGCCGCTGTTCCCATGCATCAAACCCACCGTTGATGAGCAGCACGTGCTTTTTCCACGGTGCCGGGCTGCGGTCAGAGTCGTACGCGATGATCTTGCGCACCATATCCATGGCCTGCTCTGGGGTTTCCGCCGGGATGCGACCCACGAAAAGGTCCGGCAGCAGGTCATCTGGGCCGTCGGTCGCGACAAACCAGGCGTCGCTCACGGGATTGCCAAAGCTGGGCACGAAGTCCGTCTTCTCGGTCTCGGGGAGCAGGCGCTTCGGATCCCAAGACGCATCGCCTAAGAGGAGGAGAAAGGTCGGGCGCTTTTGCCAGGTACCTGCTGCGTGGCTTACAAACAGGCGAATGGCCGCCGGGTCCGCCAGGCCGTAGGTGAACTCATCGTAGATGTCCTCGACAAAAGCAGTGCTCACCGCGAATCCGTTGTGCTGTCGGCGGAACGCGGCCAGCGCTTCAGCCGCGGCGGCAAAGCTCGGGTGAGTGACGATGAGATAGTCGGCACCGTTGGTGGGTGCGCGCAACTGCGAGGGATGGTCCGGCACGAGCCGGGCCGGTCTCCGCAGCGCACCTCTGTCAGCTGCCATCACTTGCGCGTCACCCGACCATGTACTCCCAAAGCTGGCCGTGACGGAAGGCCCGCCAGAGGGGAAGTCTATGACCTCACTCAGCCGTGCGGGGCCAGAGTATGCAGGAGCAAGCGCTTCGGGCACTGAACCTGGTGTGGCACCCTTCCGACCCACCAGGGCCCAAGAGCCGCGCACACCCACCTGGCGGGTCAATGCGCTACCCAGGCTTTGCAAAGCGCTGTGTGCGCGCTCGGTCATACCCACCGTGCCTTCGTCGGCAATGGCCACCAGGACTATAGTACCAGAGGGCAGCCGTTCCACATAGGCGGCCATGCTATCCGCATCCGCTGCAGAAGCATACGTGTCAAAATGCTTCTTGTCCAAAATGCGCCCGGTCTGGTGGTCCACTACCACCAGGTTGTGGCCGCGCCCCCCGATCCAGACTAACTGCTCGTCCTGCCAAAACTCCGCGCGATTCCCGTCGTGAAAACCGGCTGAGAGAAGTGAGAACCGCGCCCACCACGCGTGGGAAAGACCCACCTGGGTGAGGAGCCGCCCATTGGTGACATCCACCGCCACTATGCTATCGCCGGCAAAGCCTTGGATCGCCACATCGCCAGCAGCGGGAAGCAGGCCGACGAATTGGCCATCTACGGCCGCAGGCCTACGCGGGTATATGAGTTCGATCCAGTCCAGGTAGAACTGGTCAATGGTGGCGCCGGTTCGGCCCACTGAGGCGATGGCCACCTCGCTGGCCTTTCGCCCGACAGACGCCGGCAGGCTCACGCGCACCGTAGAGTCTTGGCGATTATCAAACCAGACGTCGGCAGCCAGGCGGCCGTTGAGCCACACCCGGGCATGATGGTCTGGACTCACGGGGTCAAGGGTAGTACCACGCAGGCGCACCATGAGGCGCAGGCTATCCCCCTCGGGCGCAAAACCTGTCAGCGGCACATCCACGCGCAATGAATCTCCAGGGTTGAAAAAACGCCAAATCCACCCTTCGCCCGGGGTGGCGAAGGTGTTATGCACCTCCGCGTCAGAATCGCCAGAGTAGTAGTGGCGATCGTATTCCACATGGCAGGTGTCGACAAACCACCGGAGCGCCGGGCGGCCTGCCGGCGGCGATGGCGTCGACGAAAGACGGAGCCCGGGTGCGCCACCCCAGGTGAGCCAGTAAACATTGCTGTCTGAGGCTGCGGCATAGTAAGTGCTATCGCCCCGCCGGCGCTGCGCAGGGAAGATCAGCAGGTCCTGCGCATCAAAGCTCCCGTCGTCGCCGTCGAACACGGCAATTGGCACTTCATTGCCGAGATGGTACATTCGCAGCGAAGCGCTGGCGATACCCTCGGCCCCCACCCCTACGGCATACAGGTCATACCCCCGCACACCGTAGAGTCCCTGGTCCACCACCAGGAGCTTGCAGTAGGGCCTGGTGGGGTCATACCAGCCATAGTCACCGCGGACCCCTGCGCTTCGGGCCCTCGACTCAGGCCGCAAGGTCCGTTCGCACATGGCCTGAATCACCCGCATAACATCGTCAGCTGGAGACACCGACACGTGCCGTGCCAACTGGCCCTCCCACTCCACGCGGATGCGTGCCCGCGTAAGCAGGCGAGCGCTCCTCCTTGTAGGGTCGTACCGCAGCGGATGCATTGCCACTCGAAGAAGCTGGTGGCCAGCCACGGTGGCTGTGCCGTCAAGCGTGACGAATGACCTCTGAACAATGGGTTCCTGGGCGGCCGGGCCAGACGGCACGAAACGATAGCTAATCCGATCGACACCCTCAGGACCCTGCTCCCGTACCATGAGAGCATACGGCAGAAGGAAGCCATCCGCAACCGCAACGGTGCTGCTATCCTCGATGAGCAACGTGACCTTGGCGCCCGTAGGGATTTCGATTGCAATGCCTGTGGTCGGAAGAGCCAGAGATCCGTGGTCAAGATCCAGAGGGAGATCCCCGAGTACGGGAATATGTACTTCCTGACCGTTGTCTTGCAGGCGCTCAAATCGGAGCGCGGGTGCGGTCCATTGGAGGAGACAAAAATTCTGGCCCCTTGCGACCATGTGCAACGGCCGCTGGGGAGCAGATGCCAGCGTAGCGGCACAGCAAAGTAATGTCATCACACCCGCACTGTGCATATGAAGACTACGCGCGTTGTCCTGCCTAAGAATCGTCCCTTGTACCCTCACCTTGCTACGTTGGCGGTGCGCTTCAGAGTCTGCTCCGCCTGGTGTAGAATAAGATAACACTATTTTTCCGAATCTGCAAAAGTCTTTTTCTGAGCCTCAGGCGTAGGCCGAAGTGCTGGGACAAATAGCGCTCGCCTAAAGGCAACTTGTGATGTGGAATCGAAAAAAAAGTGCTTGACTTTTGACTGCGTAGGTGTTAAACTATTAGTAAAGGGAGGATCTCGCCGGAGCCCAAGGCTCTTTTCCCAAGCCGACATGTCCTTTGCTCCGACAGGCGGTGAGGTACAGTGCAAAATAGTCCCTCATCCCTGCATTGCCCCCCCACGAGGACGAAGGGCCTAGTGTAGATGCTGACACACTCTTCCGCAAGCACTACACTAAGCGCTATGGTAGGCGCACACGTGGCCCCAGCGTAGCCGAGTCTATTGTTGAGTGAACTAAGAGGTGAGGAGGAAAAGGGAATAATCATCAGTTGGCGTGTCTCTTCTGGCTCACCGGTTTTGAACCAACAGAAAAGGAGAAAGCAATGAACCTCGGAGCCCTCATCTTGCAACTACTGAGTGGCGCGGCAGGCGGCAACATCGCTGGCGCGCTGCTCAAGAAGCAAAGCCTTGGTCCGGTCTTGAACTCAATTCTCGGCATTGTCGGCGGGGGTCTTGGTGGCCAGTTGCTTGCGGCCCTTGGCGCCGGTACAAGCACGGGTGGCCTGGACCTTGGTTCCGTCATTTCCAGTGTATTAGGCGGTGGCGTGGGCGGCGGCGTCCTCATGGCGATCATTGGGCTTATCAAGCAGGCACTGAGCAAGTCGTCATCAGGACGCTGAAAGGGCACTTGGCAGAGCGATTGTCGCCTTGCACTAGCAGAGCGCGTGACCCTTCCGACCTTTGCCCTCTGCGCCCATGGCAAAGGCCAACGCACACTATCTTCAACGCGGTCTCCTGGACTGGTCTCCTGACCACGGGGCAAGGAGAGGTATGCAACCACGAACTAAGGTAAGGAGGCAACCACCATGAAGTTGAGCACGCCCAAAGTCACTACCTGGTGGATCGCCGTGATTCTCGGCGTCCTGGGAATCCTGGGTAAGTTGGTAGCGATCGGCATCATTACAACCCTCAATTTTTGGCTGGTGGTGGTCGGGCTCATTCTCCTAGTCTTGGGGACGCTGATCAAAGGTTTCTAATCGTTAGTACGCCGGGATGAGCTAGCCGCCTAAGGTCCGCCCCGCGCGGCGGCAGCTCGTCCCGATTCTGCCGGAAAGGCCAAACCGCGAATCCTCCTTTCGCTATTTGGGTGCAGCAGCCGTAGCTATTTTCTTAGGAGAACGGACCCTGCGGCATGTTTACGCACCTCGAGGCGAAGGGGTGGAGACACGTCTATAGCTCATGCGCGGCCTCTACAAGCCTTGTGTGCTCAACGCCTTTGCGCTGGCTTTTCCAAGCTACGTGGCTCCCTTACCCATCCGCGACACCGGTCAAAGACATGCTTTGTTGAGACCTGTCCAACGGCGCGAGCATTCTCCACTCT
The candidate division KSB1 bacterium genome window above contains:
- a CDS encoding C25 family cysteine peptidase, with translation MVARGQNFCLLQWTAPALRFERLQDNGQEVHIPVLGDLPLDLDHGSLALPTTGIAIEIPTGAKVTLLIEDSSTVAVADGFLLPYALMVREQGPEGVDRISYRFVPSGPAAQEPIVQRSFVTLDGTATVAGHQLLRVAMHPLRYDPTRRSARLLTRARIRVEWEGQLARHVSVSPADDVMRVIQAMCERTLRPESRARSAGVRGDYGWYDPTRPYCKLLVVDQGLYGVRGYDLYAVGVGAEGIASASLRMYHLGNEVPIAVFDGDDGSFDAQDLLIFPAQRRRGDSTYYAAASDSNVYWLTWGGAPGLRLSSTPSPPAGRPALRWFVDTCHVEYDRHYYSGDSDAEVHNTFATPGEGWIWRFFNPGDSLRVDVPLTGFAPEGDSLRLMVRLRGTTLDPVSPDHHARVWLNGRLAADVWFDNRQDSTVRVSLPASVGRKASEVAIASVGRTGATIDQFYLDWIELIYPRRPAAVDGQFVGLLPAAGDVAIQGFAGDSIVAVDVTNGRLLTQVGLSHAWWARFSLLSAGFHDGNRAEFWQDEQLVWIGGRGHNLVVVDHQTGRILDKKHFDTYASAADADSMAAYVERLPSGTIVLVAIADEGTVGMTERAHSALQSLGSALTRQVGVRGSWALVGRKGATPGSVPEALAPAYSGPARLSEVIDFPSGGPSVTASFGSTWSGDAQVMAADRGALRRPARLVPDHPSQLRAPTNGADYLIVTHPSFAAAAEALAAFRRQHNGFAVSTAFVEDIYDEFTYGLADPAAIRLFVSHAAGTWQKRPTFLLLLGDASWDPKRLLPETEKTDFVPSFGNPVSDAWFVATDGPDDLLPDLFVGRIPAETPEQAMDMVRKIIAYDSDRSPAPWKKHVLLINGGFDAWEQRQFGEQSRFLVDSIIARPPAACLPTIISKTTTGYFQGEHREDILAALNDGVMWTNFVGHAGTGTWDLMLNSSDLLDLGNAGRYTFVTSMTCHTARFANPYQNCFGEEFLRMPRSGAVAFWGTTGWGYLFHDHVLVTNLFRAALLDTVHLLGQATTLAKLRLWENLGGSQFSRNVILQYTLLGDPATDLALPSLPDLVVTPSDLLLAPSEPSEDDSLVQVRVRVHNFGLATAESVEVELWGRSPGTGAFQIENARRLPPMGWQDSALFVWSPRGLSGAFELEAVVDPANRVQETVEADNRAAVRVALRAAQVALLKPFPYAVVTKTPTLEVLTPPNPVSPLLYVEFEVDTTATFGSGALQRSPAVVPGVLSTIWRPSLSVDGRYFWRARAVYQNGPGPWREACFTLDAQRGGLCWEQRFPLPSSDTPMEDTEPTPAGMQLGRTLLPLRVESAGFHDGQYARVLVGGTPALAQGRGHNVAVVHPGTGQVLAAQAFDTYESSSEADRMAEFISQVPEGMIVLAAIADEGSQSMTELAYAALETIGSALCRQVGARDSWALIGRKGATPGSVPERWLAAGHGVVVLQDTLVFYKARGWVTSPLIGPAVRWQSVEWELEQPHLSTTSTVSVEAYERATGAWLPVAVAPGAQGGCDLSLDHTRFSQVRLRAELATSDGRWSPALRWWRVHFAPAPELAALPLRVAPSGRVVAGDPVQLELEARNIGYAPAEKVVVWWTQSYGGVERIFACDTLSRALAPDSTAIIRRLWPTAGLGGTYLLKASIDPSDQIIEPVKFNNIQTTVVEVAKDSVPPRIALLFDGRPIAAGDFVRSRPYVVVQLFDNSGGALSDTSGLDVSLDGTRLAFSAGEPLLRLLPPGTHDDPSLKGSLVLEPALAPGRHTMEVVFTDPNGNASRSRAEFQVAERFELREVVNYPNPFRTGTDFCYVLTAPAEKVEIRIYTLAGRLIRTLAPAPNEAGFNRLHWDGRDEDGDDIANGVYLYKLSAVQEGRQVAVIGKAVVAR